The Salvelinus alpinus chromosome 29, SLU_Salpinus.1, whole genome shotgun sequence region aagaaaaaccctttaatgagtagttgtgtccaaacttttgactggtactgtatatttaagtTATGATGGGCAAGATTGTGATTTATTGCagcagtttttgtgacaaaaccatcataGTGTTGAAAATGCAATTAAAACCCAtttcactttttatttttatgtgcactacgtcatcaggcacagccttttatctgcaacaagtctgtTTGATGGAAACACTTTtgttgggaaaatgtgcatattgtaaaataaaaaaacgtattttcattaatttattcatactatttcatccttccacaagatatggTCCCGAcataaatctagggttgctacccaagccggttgGTCGTTCATTCTGTTGGTTCGTTTGCCAgcgacgcgacccagtcgttcagtcttttcgTTCTGTatttatggacgcgacccagtcgttcgttctaaatgttccattgccatactgtctggcaacattcttatcacttgcttgctagctagccaactacggctaacttacagttaCGTCAAACATTAAACAGAATAACAGGAGCTGCATTTGCATaaactgttttctagtgacaatTATTTGGATACAtgcataacaatgagctaatgatgagCGAATTTTGCCTGGCATAAAAAAATCTGCTCAGGACAGTTGCTCAGatgagctagccaacaacacagctaacacaattaCTTCAAACACTGAATCTGTAAAGACTGCAAACTTGGtgcacttcgtttcgtttgaCTTTTTTAAAATTTACATTTCTTtgcatatatccataaaaattatgccagctgattcatgatttcgactggctgagaaacgctgcctgcctgtctcgtcCCCTACACAtgcattactatgggacagctagAAATAGAATTTGAATAtttaaacaatgttgcaaatttcggaaagacagacagcaaggtttatacaaatctcggCTGTTGAAatctccaattcgcataccgccccaacagatctacagatgacgcaatctcaatcgcactccacactgccctttcacacctggacaaaaggaacacctatgtgagaatgctgttaattgactacagctcagcattcaaaaccatactgcccacaaagctcatcactaagctaaggaccctggaaccaaacaccttcctctgcaactggatctttgacttcctgacaggccgcccccaggttgtaagggtaggcaacaacacatctaccacgctgatcctcaacactgggggccCTCATGGGTGCTTAGtccccccctgtactccctgttcaaccacaaCTGTGTGGCAAAGcaaaactccaacaccatcattaagttttctgatgacacaacagtggtaaggcctgatcaccgacaatgatgagatagcctatagggaggtcagagacctggcagtgtggtgccaggacaacaacctctccctcaacgtgagcaagacaaaggagatgatcgtggactacaggaaaagtggagacggtcgagagtttcaagttccttggtgtccacatcaccaacaaacgatcatagtccaaacacaccaagacagttgtgatgagggcacgacaaaaccttttccccctcaggagactgaaaagatttggcatgggtccccagatcctcaaaagttctacagctgcaccattgagggtatcctgaccagttgcatcaccgcctggtatggcaactgctcggcatctgaccgtaaggcgctagagtgtagtgcgtacggcccagtacatcactggggccaagcttcctgacatcaaggacctatatactaggcgtgtcagaggaaggccaaaaaattgtcaaagactccagtcacccaagtcatagactgttctctcttctactgCCCAGCAAGCgttaccagagcaccaagtctaggactaaaaggctccttaacagcttctatccccaagccataagactgctaaacaactaaactaatcaaacggccacccagactatttacattgaccccacccttgtttttacattacatttacatttaagtcatttagcagacgctcttatccagagcgacttacaaattggtgcattcaccttatgatatccagtggaacaaccactttacaatagtgcatctaactcttttaaggggggggggttagaaggattactttatcctatcctaggtattccttaaagaggtggggtttcaggtgtctccggaaggtggtgattgactccgctgacctggcgtcgtgagggagtttgttccaccattggggtgccagagcagcgaacagttttgactgggctgagcgggaactgtacttcctcagaggtagggaggcgagcaggccagaggtggatgaacgcagtgcccttgtttgggtgtagggcctgatcagagcctgaaggtacggaggtgccgttcccctcacagctccgtaggcaagcaccatggtcttgtagcggatgcgagcttcaactggaagccagtggagagagcggaggagcggggtgacgtgagagaacttgggaaagttgaacaccagacgggctgcggcgttctggatgagttgtaggggtttaatggcacaggcagggagcccagccaacagcgagttgcagtaatccagacgggagatgacaagtgcctggattaggacctgcgccgcttcctgcgtgaggcagggtcgtactctgcgaatgttgtagagcatgaacctacaggaacgggtcaccgccttgatgttagttgagaacgacagggtgttgtccaggatcacgccaaggttcttagcactctgggaggaggacacaatggagttgtcaaccgtgatggcgagatcatggaacgggcagtccttccccgggaggaagagcagctccgtcttgccgaggttcagcttgaggtggtgatccgtcatccacactgatatgtctgccagacatgcagagatgcgattcaccacctggttatcagaggggggaaaggagaagattaattgtgtgtcgtctgcatagcaatgataggagagaccatgtgaggatatgacagagccaagtgacttggtgtatagcgagaataggagagggcctagaacagagccctgggggacaccagtggtgagagcacgtggtgcggagacagattctcgccacgccacctggtaggagcgacctgtcaggtaggacgcaatccaagcgtgggccgcgccggagatgcccagctcggagagggtggagaggaggatctgatggttcacagtatcaaaggcagccgataggtctagaaggatgagagcagaggagagagagttagctttagcagtgcggagcgcctccgtgacacagagaagagcagtctcagttgaatgactagtcttgaaacctgactgatttggatcaagaaggtcattctgagagagatagcaggagagctggccaaggacggcacgttcaagagttttggagagaaaagaaagaagggatactggtctgtagttgttgacatcggagggatcaagtgtaggttttttcagaaggggtgcaactctcgctctcttgaagacggaagggacgtagccagcggtcaaggatgagttgatgagcgaggtgaggtaagggagaaggtctccggaaatggtctggagaagagaggaggggatagggtcaagcgggcaggttgttgggcggccggccgtcacaagacgcgagatttcatctggagagagaggggagaaagaggtcaaagcacagggtagggcagtgtgagcagaaccagcggtgtcgtttgacttagcaaacgaggatcggatgtcgtcgaccttcttttcaaaatggttgacgaagtcatcagcagagagggaggaggggggaggagggggaggaggattcaggagggaggagaaggtggcaaagagcttcctagggttagaggcagatgcttggaatttagagtggtagaaattggctttagcagcagagacagaagaggagaatgtagagaggagggagtgaaaggatgccaggtccgcagggaggcgagttttcctccatttccgctcggctgcccggagccctgttctgtgagctcgcaatgagtcgtcgagccacggagcaggaggggaggaccgagccggcctggaggataggggacatagagagtcaaaggatgcagaaagggaggagaggagggttgaggaggcagaatcaggagataggttggagaaggtttgagcagagggaagagatgataggatggaagaggagagagtagcgggggagagagagcgaaggttgggacggcgcgataccatccgagtaggggcagtgtgggaagtgttggatgagagcgagagggaaaaggatacaaggtagtggtcggagacttggaggggagttgcaatgagattagtggaagaacagcatctagtaaagatgaggtcaagcgtattgcctgccttgtgagtagggggggaaggtgagagggtgaggtcaaaagaggagaggagtggaaagaaggaggcagagaggaatgagtcaaaggtagacgtggggaggttaaagtcacccagaactgtgagaggtgagccatcctcaggaaaggaacttatcagggcgtcaagctcattgatgaactctccaagggaacctggagggcgataaattttacactgctgctactcgctgtttaccatctatgcatagtcactttacaaattctctcaactaacctgtacccccgcacattgactctgtaccagtaccccctgtataaagcctcgttattgttaagtACATTTGTCTTACTTTTTGATtgatttttactttagtttatttagtcaatattttaTTACctccatttcttgaactgcattgttggttaaagggcttgtaagtaagcatttaacggtaaggtctacaccggttgtattcgccgcatgtgacaaataaaatttgatttaaatgtTATTCGAAAATaaaatgggagataatgtctagatggcTGGGTTGATGAAAGTGGATTGCAGTGTCCTTGTACAGGTTTTGATCTACTCTGTTCtatgggtcccaaatggcactctttcccctatatagtgcactacagtacaTTTGAcctcatagtgcactacataatgaatatggtgccatttgggacagacctAGCTGCAGACTATGAAAATAAGACATCACCCTTTTTTTTCCTCTCTTGCGTTTAGCAAGAGAGACCGCTTGTGTTCCCTGTATTTACCCTGCATACACTTTCAATTAATATTCAGTAATTTCTTCCAATATTCCTGGGAAGCAAACCACCACAGTTATGGCATTATGTTAGTTATCCAATATGACCCTGATAACTTCTTGTTCAAACCATATCTGTGCAAACAAGATTTTATTGTGACTCAAATACATTCACAAGACAGCTCATAAGATAAATTGGCTCATTTAAATATACAAAATGTACACAGACTCACATCACACAAATGACATGTTTGTGCCCTCTTTCGAGATATCAATAGCATGATGGGATAgtcatttaaataaataataaacataAATGTCCCTCGTAGAATAATTGTTCACAAACAGGTGCATTAACATGGATCGGAGTGTTAATGGATTATACATGGACCATTATGAGCATAATCATCAACCAATCTAATACTCAATTCAAGTGCTGTGGGCCCTATATTCCACCTGTTTACCTCATTTAGCTTCAGCTAAACCTGTCGCTGGCTTCCTCCTTAAAGTTGTGACTAACCAGAGTCCTTGACTGAGAGCCTAACTCAGCCCCAACCCCTAACAACCCACTCATCCCAGACTCCGCCTCCCCCTGAAAGTCTGCCTGCTCCACTTTCACCTGCCCGCCCTGTGAGAGAAACCCCTCCCCGAACCCATAAGCATAACCATCGTCCATGTTGGCAGCCGCTCTGGTGTTACTACTGGCAGCAGCGCCATCACAGCTGGCGGCCAGTCTCTCACAGCGGGCCTGGTGGCGCAGGAAACTGTCCCTCCAGATGACCTTCTTCCCACACAGGCCACACTCATAAGGCCGCAGCCCACCATGGGTCTTCAGGTGCTTGGTCAAGTGGTGCTTCATCTTGAAGCTCTTGGTGCACACAGGGCAGGCGAAGGGCCGCAGGTTGAGGTGCTGCATCTTGACGTGGCGGTCACGCATGCTCTTCAGGGTGTAGGCCTTCCCACAGTGGCAGAAGTGCACTTTGCCCGTGTAAGGGGCCCCagcaagggagagggaggaggaagaggggatggggggtgaggaggaaggggggaaTGGAGCAGGGGATGGGGACAGGTGGCAGCTGGAGGTTGGGGTACCATCACCATGGGTCATTTCTGCCCCAGAGGGCCAGTTCAACTCTTGGGCGCCCAGGATAAAGTCATTGTTATCAGGAGAGTCAGGTACTAAGGGTCTCTGAGAAACTTGCCCAGTGCCATCCTCAATCTCATCATAGGTGCCCCTTCCAAAAGCACCATCTGCAAATCGGCCAAAGTCCActtcctcctcatcttcttcATCGTCTTCTCTTCTGTAGTATTCCTCTCCAGCTTGCGGCCTAGCTACTTGCTGAGACCAGGGACCGGCCTGCCACTGCATCCGGGATGAGGGTGTAGGAGCTGGGCAGGAAGGGCCAGGAATCACATCATCTGGATCCACAACATGGGGAGAAGTCAGGGCTGAGCTTCTCCCCAGCGGTCTTTCCTCTTTCTTCTGCAGCTCCCCTGAGCTCTTTTTCCCCTCTGGCTGTCCTCCCTCTTCAACTTGGTGTACACTAGTGTGGAAGTCTCCTGGAGAAATACAAAACAGAGAGATGTACAATGTACAAAGGACATACACGTAGATAATTATATAATGGTACTCTATTTAAGGTGCAGGGATGTGTGCTTATCACATATTGGTGCTGATCATCTCATAAATAGGAGACAACAATAAAGCATATTCCCTTCCCCGGTTTCGGTAATTAGCTGATGGATGGGGTTAgataaatgtaaccactctcaaaaaaCACAACATAGCTATGGGTGCATCCATGATTTAAAAATTagagcctcaacatggttaaaactacaaaaagaaaggaggaccaaggcactcttcatataattaattaaaatgcctttatttgtatggcatgttcaatagaaacaaagttttaaaaatccaacgcgtttcggctgcatggccttcgtcggGGAGTACAAAGAAAttatacaatgtcctcttttgaacagcttttccaattagccctaatttgaagagggagtggttacaaaattgatGGGACAcaacctagtaagcaatactatacacattaaaaagtgaaatactgtagctatgttatcataaaaatacaaatccaagctagaagtatcagaacacttagaaaggtagttctaacctttaaaatatgactgggagaagtgtctagaataagaaagcaatatattccatagtacactagaacacagcaaaacatgaacaacagtctaaacatagctgagggcaattgagcaaactgtccactagatgacagcaaatggacctatcacgaccttacaggaagggtgagaaatccatatcttaatttaaaccagggtacttagtggcctgtagtttgtaaatccaaaaactttccctttggtttaactgtttaagacggtccccttttctaatagaggccggaacatgatcaatacccatagcttgtagggaggcagggttgccatggtgtaaggacttgtagtgccttgccatggggtagtcttcattgcctacccgtatggcgtaccTGTGTTCCGCTAAGCGGTCTTGAAGGTGTCACTTTGTCtgtccaatgtagaacaccttgcactgtaggcaatgaagactaccccatggcaaggcactacaagtcttTACAccgtaaaacaagcttatatttggggttctgagggGTTACGACAGTTGAAATAAGCTCATGTGGCATTTATAaggtatattcttcaagaatcaaatgggtacatatcattaatttataagtccaaaaatgtatgtagcaactgcagaatGCCCATTTGAGAGAGAGACTTTTATAAACAACCAACCCAGGCATATCAATCGCCAAGTCCGgtttacatttcacattctagGAGTACATACCAGAGTTTCCTCTCCGCTCAGgcatctccctcttctcctcttcccccaTTTCTTCATTTGCTTCAATCCCTCTTTCAGTCCCTCTCTTCTCCTGAGGCTCTTCCCCAAAGCCCCCTCCACTTCCTCTATCCCTGCCATGGAGTTTCTCAGCACTTGGTGGCACTGCCCTCTGTCTCAGTCTAGCTCGCAGTCTCAACGCCTCACCAGGAATCCCCCCATGCCTGGTGTGGCTATGGTCCAGTCCTCTCCCATCATGATGGCTTAGGGGGCTGGCTTTGCTGTGGCTGGACATCCACACCTCCTCACAGCTGGAGTAGTCACTCTCCCCGGCAGGGTGGTAGTCCAGGTGTGAGTCAGCTAGGTGCTGGGCAGGCATGGATATGACTTGCTGGGGTGAGGACCTGGGGCGGCTCCACCTGGGGAACTGCTGGGGCCTCCTCCACGTGGCCAATGGAGGCAGAGAATTCTGCTCCTGGCCATAGGGCCTCCTCTCCttacctttcccctctctctccatgtataGGCAGTCGGTGCTGCTTGGGGACTGCTGCCTTGAGGAGGCACCGTGGTGTGTGGCAGCTGCAGCATCCCCAGGGTTGCATTCTGCTGGGGGTCGAGGTCTCTTCAGGATCTCTGTACACTTGTCAACAATATGCCACATCTGGAGGAAGCTGGCTACAGTCACGTAGTTGACAATGTCATCACGCACTATGCTCagttggccggtgtaggctgaaCTCAGGACACTCTCAAAGGCCACAGGATCCATGACAGAGGGCAGAGACACTGTCGTCACATTCTTCAGCAACACCTGATGAAAGTGATAACAAAAAAATTGGATTTCACAATAGAGGTCCACAAGGCTCCACCTGTAGCCGAATATCTGAGACGGGATCTGAGCGGGTCCGGATCCAGAATTCGAAATAATGTCACGGGTCTGATAGGATTGTcacgggtatgtgtaattttaactgacttgtccggaAGAACCCATATAGATGGAACGCGACTGCTgcagtagagcgagagagaaatattatttatgctgctgctctttGCTTTTCACAAGAGTGGCGagtgtagcttgttgttggccaatcataagtcatcaaagcAACAACAAGCTACAGTCAGAGCCTTCCTGTGGGGCAAAAGGAGATAGGCTACAAtgaccaagagccaacaggtaggctactactttatattctgaatggagttgttgtttGTAACTGTGTAGGACGAGAAAGCGCATGCAGCCGCCATTAGCCTAACTAGCTTCtcccggtttgatgcagtcaagacaggtatTATGTAATCATATtcgatgataaataacctagctagGGCAACTAATAGTCTATTATAGCATGAGTCGCCTTGGTTAGTTGCGGTctctcgtctctccctccctcctccatttgTCACTCACACTCAgtagcccacacacacagagagagagagagcatggccCCTGCTAGAGCTTCACCTCTATCTACCTCAATTTATTAGCTCCGGTTACTACAGTAGCTTAAAAATGgacttttctgctgcttccctcacttGATCTGTTGTACTCAGGTCCATTTGGAACGGGTCTCTATATTGTAGAAAATGATTTATGTATATCGGGTCCGGATGGGAAATACCAGATCTATTTCGGAACGGGTCCAACTTCAGATAGACAACTTTCACAACAAATCACAAGTTTGTGTAGGCTTAAAAATGTGGGCGGGAATTGTGCTAGGGCAACAAACGGATAAGGCAGTGACGTAAGAAAGACAGATCTCCCCATCCCTGCCTTTTCCTCTATGCCAAACTGACCTTGTTAATGAACAGAGGTGTAAGCCAGAACATTGGTACAATGTGTCAACCCAAGAAAGACTactagtacacacactcatataaacacagacagacaaacctgATCGTGAAAGTATGGCGAGGAGGCAGCCAGCACACAGCGGTGGGCCCTGAACACCTGTCCCTGCACCTGGATGGAGAGGTCACAGAGCCGTCCTTCTTCCCGCTGTCGATTTAGGCTGTCCAAAACTGCTGCACGCACACCGGGGAAGCATACTTGAACCATCGGGCCAGCAGGGGCACCAGAGACTATGCTAATGCAGCCCTGATCCATTGAGCCTAAAGCCAGGGAAGAAGAAAATTGTGTTAACTAGCTAGCAGTAAAGGTTAGTGCTGTCTGgaaatccttgggacgtccctacccaaAACCTTAatttgtgatggggggggggggataaatcgATACCTTTACATATCAGGATATTATTTTTCTGCTAGTTGGCacaactccagtatttttccttcatagcttgttctccatcttcgtTTTAAATAGgtagccaatttgttttcagcactttttccCCCATGACTCATCAAAACTTTCTCATAGCTCTTTCTTGTCCCTCTGTAGCCCAATATTGGACTAAAAGAGCCTAACGTTACTCCCAGGGAACGTGCAGGGCCCAGGGACCCTGCACGTTCCGTTTGTCTCTGGAAGCCAAAAACAGCCAAATAATCTATTTAAaatgtgaatcgattctcaatttcAGTACGGTTCTCTAATTTCATATCACACCAAAATAATTTCAACAAATGCAAAACACACACTTTACACTCTTTTACCTCAGATGCGaccaacagtatttttcagtgacaacaagTTTGTGCCATCTGTCTTCCGTTTAATAACCACAGGTAGTCCACACGGTCTTACTCTGCTTTCCATAgacaagcgctgtaacatggaaatatggccgtgtgggaacccTAAGCCTACTTTttcttcttcgatgaggtttaatgacggttggcatccaataaatgttggaTTACTGCCACCTTCTAGATAATCCCtttatactttgcttgaaaataaaaatgttaaatcaacaaataccctaccatctaatccaccaccctactccactatttaaatatatCTAGCTCTACCTCAGGCCAACACCCTGAAAGGATaggacaccaccactcaacacaccctgtaactctgatgtcaagtctcgcacacccaaatagctctctgcagctgccaccacaacctcaaccatccctgcagtacagttgataaccattgctataaaatgcaaaaaaatcaaaatcttactgaagcatatattacttgttggcctatccctctgtactggtacagatctactactcctctcaggatccctcccccttgacccattTTCCAccactttcttcactgcctcagcatacgacaaCTTCTGCaatactctaaccctggaaacctcaacctgcctctctcgcacaggACAATTCTGATCCCgagccccatgggcacccctacaattaacaaataccactactttccccaatgctacacattcctttgtctcatgtccttctgcacacttctcacacctaggaacctccctcctacacactgctgccacttgcccataagcttgacacctgtaacaacgtaatgtTGTCAGCACAAAAGCTTGTACAATATCACTTgaagtatacagtgccttcggaaagtaatcagacccattgacttttcacATTGTTACgttgacttattctaaaatggattaaataaaactatttcctcaatctacacacaatagcccataatgacgaagcgaaaacaggtttttagaaatgttagaaaTTTATTAAAATcagaaaacataaataccttatttacataggtattaagaccctttgctatgagactcaaaattgagctcaggtgcatcttgtttccagtGATCATCCTTAACACGTTTCtccaacttgtttggagtccatgtccaatcaattgaatttaccacaggtgatttggaaaggcacacacacacctgtctatataaggtcccacagttgacagtgcatgtcagatcaaaaaccaagccatgaggtcaaaggaattgtccgtagagcttcgagacaggaatgtcgaggcacaaatctggggaagggtaccaaaacatttctgcagcattgaaggtccccaagagaaCCGTGGCCCTGATCATTcttaaaaatggaagaagttaggaaccaccaagactcttcctagagctggccacctggccaaactgagcaatcgggggagaagggccttggtcagggaggtgaccaagaacctgatggtcactgacagagctccagagttctactgtggagatgggagaaccttccagaaggagaaccatctctgcagcattccaccaaatcaggcctttatggtagagtggccagaaggaagccactactcagcaaaaaggcacatgacagcccgcttggagtttgccaaaaggcacctaaggactctgaccatgagaaacaagattctctggtctgatgaaaccaagattgaactctttggcctgaatgcaaagcatcaCGTGTGGAGGAAACccggcaccatccttacggtgaagcacggtggtgtcagcatcatgctgttgggatgtttattagcggcaggcactgggagactagtcaggatcgaggtaaaagatgaacggagcaaagaacaGAGCTTGTGGCGACCTTCCAAGcttgtggcgtcatacccaagaagactcaaggctgtaatcgctaccaaaggtgcttcaacaaagtattagggtctgaa contains the following coding sequences:
- the LOC139558839 gene encoding zinc finger and BTB domain-containing protein 22-like, whose translation is MDQGCISIVSGAPAGPMVQVCFPGVRAAVLDSLNRQREEGRLCDLSIQVQGQVFRAHRCVLAASSPYFHDQVLLKNVTTVSLPSVMDPVAFESVLSSAYTGQLSIVRDDIVNYVTVASFLQMWHIVDKCTEILKRPRPPAECNPGDAAAATHHGASSRQQSPSSTDCLYMEREGKGKERRPYGQEQNSLPPLATWRRPQQFPRWSRPRSSPQQVISMPAQHLADSHLDYHPAGESDYSSCEEVWMSSHSKASPLSHHDGRGLDHSHTRHGGIPGEALRLRARLRQRAVPPSAEKLHGRDRGSGGGFGEEPQEKRGTERGIEANEEMGEEEKREMPERRGNSGDFHTSVHQVEEGGQPEGKKSSGELQKKEERPLGRSSALTSPHVVDPDDVIPGPSCPAPTPSSRMQWQAGPWSQQVARPQAGEEYYRREDDEEDEEEVDFGRFADGAFGRGTYDEIEDGTGQVSQRPLVPDSPDNNDFILGAQELNWPSGAEMTHGDGTPTSSCHLSPSPAPFPPSSSPPIPSSSSLSLAGAPYTGKVHFCHCGKAYTLKSMRDRHVKMQHLNLRPFACPVCTKSFKMKHHLTKHLKTHGGLRPYECGLCGKKVIWRDSFLRHQARCERLAASCDGAAASSNTRAAANMDDGYAYGFGEGFLSQGGQVKVEQADFQGEAESGMSGLLGVGAELGSQSRTLVSHNFKEEASDRFS